The region CTTTTCGATCGCCTCGCTTCCCGCTGCGATCGGCATCGCCGTCTTCAAGTACCGCCTCTACGACATCGACGTGGTGATCAACAAGGCGCTCGTTTACGGCGCCCTGGCGGCGTTCATCACGGCGATCTATGTCGGGATCGTCGTGGGCGTCGGCACGCTGATCGGAGCCGGCGACGACCCTAACCTCGGGTTGTCGATTGTCGCCACCGCGCTGATCGCGGTCGCCTTCCAGCCGTTCAAGAGCAGGGTCCAGCGCCTGGCCAACCGGCTGGTCTACGGCAAACGTTCCACGCCCTACGAGGTCCTGGCTGAGTTCTCGACGAAGATGTCCGGGTCGTACGCCCAGGACGAACTGCTCTCCCAGATGGCCTCCACCCTGGCCGAGGGAACCGGCGCCGCCTCGGCGCACGTCTGGGTCAAGATCGGCGACCAGATCCGGCTGGCGGCGTCGTATCACCGGGGGACGGCCCACTCCGAAGAAGAGGGTGCGCATGAACCCGTCACCCTGGAGGGCGGGGACCTGAAGATCCCGGACTCGGACCACGTCGTCCGGGTCTCCCATAAGGGCGAGCTTCTGGGGGCGCTGGCGATCACCAAACGAGCCGGCGAAGCGGTTACCCCGGTCGAGGAAAAGCTGATGAACGACCTGGCGGCCCAGGCCGGTGTCGTCCTCCGCAACGCCCGGTTGAACGAGGAGCTGCTCCTGCGGCTGGAGGAGTTGAGGGCCTCCCGCCAGCGGCTGGTGGCGGCGGCAAACCAGGCCCGGCGCCGTCAGGAGAGGGACCTCCACGACGGCGCCCAGCAGCAGCTGGTGGCCCTGAAGGTGAAGCTCTCGCTGGCGCAGCGGCTGACCACCCAGGAGAAGGTGAAGGTGTTCCTCACCCAGCTCCAGGCGGAAGCCGACGACGCCCTGCAGACCCTGCGGGACCTGGCCCGGGGAATCTACCCGCCGCTGCTGGCCGACAAGGGCCTGCCGATGGCGTTGACCGCCCAGGCCAACAAGACGTCCCTGGATGTTCAGGTTAGGGCCGAGGGGGTCGGCCGCTATTCGCAGGAGGTCGAGGCCGCCGTGTACTTCTGCTGCCTGGAGGCCCTGCAGAACGTTGCGAAGTACGCCGGCCCTTGTGAAGTTGTGATCACCCTGACCGATGCCGGAGGCAACCTGTCCTTCGAGGTGAAGGACGACGGATGCGGGTTTGATTCCGCCGCCTCCAAATGGGGCCACGGCCTGCAGAACATGTCGGACCGGGTGGATGCGCTGGGCGGAGAGATTACGGTGTCATCGACGCCTGGGGCGGGCACGACGGTCACCGGCCGGATTCCGGTGCACGTCCTGGAGCCGGCTACGGATTGATCGCAATTAGCTAACTTGAGTCAGGAAATCCTCGACTGTCGTCAGGCGAACGCCGAAAGTGCTCTCGGCGTCGGCCGGCGACAGCGGCGGGGGTGAGTCGTAGGTCTCCAGGGCGGTCATCATGCCTGCGACCGCGTCAGGGAACCCGGGCATGGGAGCCCCGGGTTCAAGACTCTGGACCTCCACCTCCACACCTTTGAGGCGCTCGAAGGTTGAGATGATGTCGCTCCACGAGAGCGCCTCGGGGCCCCCGATAAGCAGGTCACGGTTTACCGCGGCGTCGTTGCCCACACAGCCCACAGCCAGGCCCGCAACGTCTTGGACCGCCACACAGTTGTGCCGGCGTTTACCACCCATGACTATCGACACGGGCTGCCCGGCTTGGACGGGACCCAACACGACGAGCGGAATCCACACATCCATGTAGATGTCGGGAAGCAGAACCGTGTAGCCCATGCCGGATTGCCTGAGCAGCCGGGACGTCAAACCCTTCGCCCGTAGAAAGGGCACGGGAGAATCCGGATCTTCACCCTGCGCCGACACGAATACGAAGTGTTCGACTCCCGCCTGGGCTGCGGCCTCCACCAGCCTCCGGTTGCCTTCGAGGTCGACCGTTTCGACCGTGTCTTCACCGCCCCTGGCGACCGAGTTGGCGGTGGTTATCACTGCGGACACGCCCCGGCAGGCGGCGGCCAGAGACCCTGGGTCCTTCAGGTCGCCCCGGATCGGCTCGGCGCCCGCCTCCCGCAGCGCCGCCTCGGCCGCGTCATCGCGGACCATGGCTCTCACCGGGTCGCCCCGCTCGACCAGCCCGCGGGCAATTGCTCCTCCCAACAACCCTGTTGCACCAACTACCAGGTTCATGACGACTCCCTTCGCCCCTCTTGAGCGGTCTTAGGCTCTTGCACCGGCGGGGGCCGGGATACCGCCGAGCTGGATCATCATCTTGAAGACGTCAACCACGTGCCAGTGCTCGGAAAGCAGTCCGTCACGAAACTTGTAGATGTCCACTCCCTCGATGTCGAAGCCCTTGCCGGTAGCGGGAACCCCCATCCAGTCGGCGAGCTGGGTTCCCTGGTTCCTCCACATGACCGCAACCTTGTCTTCGTCGAAAATCACGTGCTCGAGGGTGAAGTGCGGACTGAGCGCAGCACGAACCAGGCTCGCCCGCTCACGGAAGCCTGCAATTCCGTCGGCCTGGCCCGGGAAAGGATGATGCTCGACGTAGTCGTCGCATGCGATTTCGTCGATCAGCTCGAGCCGGCCCTCGTTGCCAATCTCCTCGTACAAAACTCTGATGATTTCCTTCTTGTCCATTGGTCTTCCTCTTCGTGTCGGTGACCTCGGTCCGATGATGCAACAGCGCCGGCTCCTGAACAACGAAACGAGGTCACCGAGTTCTCACCGAGTTGGCGGCAGTACCATTCAGTGCGGTGAATGACCCAGAGCCCACCCTGGCGCGGACACTGAGAAGCCTCCGGCTCAGGGCCGGGCTGACTCAGGAGGAGCTCGCCGAGCGCTGCGGCATCAGCGCCCGGACGATAAGTGACGTGGAACGGGGCCTGCGTTCGAAGGTCTACCCCTCCACCGCTCGCCTTTTGGCCCAGGCGCTTCACTTGAGCGAAGAGGAACGCCTCCGGGTGTTTGGGTCGTTGCACGAGAGCACCGGAGTACCGAGGCCCGAGCCG is a window of Actinomycetota bacterium DNA encoding:
- a CDS encoding ester cyclase: MDKKEIIRVLYEEIGNEGRLELIDEIACDDYVEHHPFPGQADGIAGFRERASLVRAALSPHFTLEHVIFDEDKVAVMWRNQGTQLADWMGVPATGKGFDIEGVDIYKFRDGLLSEHWHVVDVFKMMIQLGGIPAPAGARA
- a CDS encoding ATP-binding protein is translated as MNVARNLQPRTRAAIILSVVVVMFLVVLQLTRTDLVTPGVDLGPNTTILAVAMLIALVIGCLIVDRMPSNPVGWILVLLGLLGLVSELVGEYAIYALFREPGSLPLGPEAAWLYSWVWVGIVGLIPPLLLYFPNGALPSRRWKVVLWADAGFATLFFVDALFLWSERGPVFLDVAEVTLGEPTPLQTAVSLLGIGLLVFVLAGCAWGMVHRYRRADGVERHQLKWLAFASVYYALAILTTYMIFSAKVPVLNLLTNFSIASLPAAIGIAVFKYRLYDIDVVINKALVYGALAAFITAIYVGIVVGVGTLIGAGDDPNLGLSIVATALIAVAFQPFKSRVQRLANRLVYGKRSTPYEVLAEFSTKMSGSYAQDELLSQMASTLAEGTGAASAHVWVKIGDQIRLAASYHRGTAHSEEEGAHEPVTLEGGDLKIPDSDHVVRVSHKGELLGALAITKRAGEAVTPVEEKLMNDLAAQAGVVLRNARLNEELLLRLEELRASRQRLVAAANQARRRQERDLHDGAQQQLVALKVKLSLAQRLTTQEKVKVFLTQLQAEADDALQTLRDLARGIYPPLLADKGLPMALTAQANKTSLDVQVRAEGVGRYSQEVEAAVYFCCLEALQNVAKYAGPCEVVITLTDAGGNLSFEVKDDGCGFDSAASKWGHGLQNMSDRVDALGGEITVSSTPGAGTTVTGRIPVHVLEPATD
- a CDS encoding SDR family oxidoreductase, with amino-acid sequence MNLVVGATGLLGGAIARGLVERGDPVRAMVRDDAAEAALREAGAEPIRGDLKDPGSLAAACRGVSAVITTANSVARGGEDTVETVDLEGNRRLVEAAAQAGVEHFVFVSAQGEDPDSPVPFLRAKGLTSRLLRQSGMGYTVLLPDIYMDVWIPLVVLGPVQAGQPVSIVMGGKRRHNCVAVQDVAGLAVGCVGNDAAVNRDLLIGGPEALSWSDIISTFERLKGVEVEVQSLEPGAPMPGFPDAVAGMMTALETYDSPPPLSPADAESTFGVRLTTVEDFLTQVS